The following DNA comes from Saccopteryx leptura isolate mSacLep1 chromosome 7, mSacLep1_pri_phased_curated, whole genome shotgun sequence.
AGAGCGTCCTGCTGTACACGCTGTCCTTCGTCTACATCTTCATCTTCGTCATCGGCATGATCGCCAACTCCGTGGTGGTCTGGGTGAACATCCAGGCCAAGACCACCGGCTACGACACGCACTGCTACATCTTAAACCTGGCCATCGCCGACCTGTGGGTGGTGGTCACCATCCCGGTCTGGGTGGTCAGCCTCGTGCAGCATAACCAGTGGCCCATGGGGGAGCTCACGTGCAAGGTCACCCACCTGATCTTCTCCATCAACCTCTTCGGCAGCATCTTCTTCCTCGCCTGCATGAGCGTGGACCGCTACCTGTCCATCACCTACTTCGCCAGCGCCTCCAGCCGCCGGAAGAAGACGGCGCGCCGGGTGGTCTGCGTCCTGGTGTGGCTGCTGGCCTTCTGCGTGTCCCTGCCCGACACCTACTACCTGAAGACCGTCACGTCCGCCTCCAACAACGAGACCTACTGCCGCTCCTTCTACCCGGAGCACAGCGCCAGGGAGTGGCTGATCGGCATGGAGCTGGTGTCCGTGGTCTTGGGCTTCGTCATCCCCTTCTGCGTCATCGCCGTCTTCTACTTCCTGCTGGCCCGAGCCGTGGCGGCGTCCGGCGACCAGGAGAGGCACAGCAGCCGGAGGATCATCTTCTCCTACGTGGTGGTGTTCCTCGTGTGCTGGCTGCCCTACCACGTCGTGGTGCTGCTGGACGTCGGCTCCGTCCTGCACTACCTCCCCTTCACCTGCCAGCTGGAGAACTTCCTCTTCACGGCCCTGCACGTCACGCAGTGCCTGTCCCTGGTGCACTGCTGCGTCAACCCCGTGCTCTACAGCTTCATCAACCGCAACTACCGGTACGAGCTCATGAAGGCCTTCATCTTCAAGTACTCGGCCAAGACCGGTCTCACCAAGCTCATCGACGCCTCCAGGGTGTCGGAAACGGAGTACTCCACTTTGGAGCAGGGCACCAAATGAGGCCGGGGTCTTGGGgacgcgtgcgtgcgtgtgtgcttTCGGCTGGGCCCCCCTCACCCCGGGGGGGGGCTGCCACACGTCCAAGAGCTGAGCAAGGGACTTCGGGGCTCGGGGACTTCGGGGAGCGAGGACTCGAGTGGCGTGACGAGGGGAAGGTGTTTCGCtaagcctgctctctctctctctctctctctctctctccctgccgcCGGCGTGGTGGTCTCAGGGCTGTGACCCTGAGCGTGCGTCACGGCCACCAGCCGGTGCTGCCTGTCAAAGCCGGTGGCCGAGGGGCTTGCCCGCACTTCTGTACAGTAGGGACTGTGTGTGTTTCCTGCAGGTTTTCTACGGGGGTTTGTATTTAAGTGCTAAGACTTTATTTTCTCACTGTTGGTGTCCCTTACCCCATGTATTTGAAAGTTTAAGTCTTATTTCCGATGCCGTACGTACGGAAGTAGTGAGGCTGACCTGTCTCCGGTGTGGTCGTTTTAAGATTAGCTTGACTTCGGTTCTGACTCGAAGGGTGGCATCGAGCGTCAGCTGTTGTGaaattttatatctatatctatatatctatatatctatatcaaaGTATATAACTATATGCCGGCCTTGGCGGAAATGTTTAATTTGCGGCAGTTTTATATCTGTTGTGGCTTTTGTACC
Coding sequences within:
- the ACKR3 gene encoding atypical chemokine receptor 3, yielding MDLHLFDYAEPGNFSDISWPCNSSDCIVVDTMTCPHMAHKSVLLYTLSFVYIFIFVIGMIANSVVVWVNIQAKTTGYDTHCYILNLAIADLWVVVTIPVWVVSLVQHNQWPMGELTCKVTHLIFSINLFGSIFFLACMSVDRYLSITYFASASSRRKKTARRVVCVLVWLLAFCVSLPDTYYLKTVTSASNNETYCRSFYPEHSAREWLIGMELVSVVLGFVIPFCVIAVFYFLLARAVAASGDQERHSSRRIIFSYVVVFLVCWLPYHVVVLLDVGSVLHYLPFTCQLENFLFTALHVTQCLSLVHCCVNPVLYSFINRNYRYELMKAFIFKYSAKTGLTKLIDASRVSETEYSTLEQGTK